In Terriglobia bacterium, the following are encoded in one genomic region:
- a CDS encoding Nramp family divalent metal transporter: protein MPLRRHFRRLAQSLALLLAVMGPGVITSNVDNDAGGIYTYSLCGAKYGYQLLWLLVPIAIALVVVQEMCSRMGSVTGKGLADLIREEFGLRVTFLLMMAVLFTNLGNAVAEFAGLASALELFGVSRYLSVPLGAIFVWWLVVFGSYKTVEKAFLIACLLYLAYPISGFIAKPDWGEAARGTLVPSAPLDLATISMMVGIVGTTIAPWMQFYLQSSVVEKEVRIADYAKSRLDVIMGSIMAVVVAFFIVVACAATLHEAGLFTIGSGAEAARALAPLAGRYAETLFAFGLANASLFAASILPLATAYSVCEGLGLEAGVNRRFSEAPEFYSLYTAIIAVSAGMILMPGAPLLKIILVSQIMNGVLLPFVLVFMIRLVNDKGLMGSFTNGPVYNLVVWATTLLLVGLTALMVVTSFFPTASIPAP from the coding sequence ATGCCGCTGCGCCGCCACTTCCGCCGCCTCGCGCAGAGCCTCGCCCTCCTCCTGGCGGTGATGGGCCCCGGCGTGATCACGAGCAACGTGGACAACGACGCCGGCGGCATCTACACCTACTCGCTCTGCGGCGCGAAGTACGGCTACCAGCTCCTCTGGCTCTTGGTCCCGATCGCGATCGCCCTGGTGGTCGTCCAGGAGATGTGCTCCCGGATGGGATCGGTCACCGGCAAGGGACTCGCCGACCTGATCCGTGAGGAGTTCGGGCTCAGGGTGACGTTCCTGCTGATGATGGCGGTGCTGTTCACGAACCTCGGGAACGCCGTGGCCGAGTTCGCCGGGCTCGCGTCCGCATTGGAGCTTTTCGGCGTGAGCCGGTATCTCTCCGTGCCGCTGGGCGCGATCTTCGTCTGGTGGCTGGTGGTGTTCGGCAGCTACAAGACCGTGGAGAAGGCGTTCCTGATCGCGTGCCTCCTGTACCTCGCCTACCCGATCTCCGGTTTCATCGCCAAGCCGGACTGGGGCGAGGCGGCGAGGGGGACGCTGGTCCCGTCGGCCCCGTTGGACTTGGCGACGATCTCGATGATGGTCGGGATCGTCGGAACGACGATCGCCCCGTGGATGCAGTTCTACCTGCAGTCGTCGGTGGTGGAGAAGGAGGTCCGGATCGCCGATTACGCCAAGTCGCGGCTCGACGTGATCATGGGATCGATCATGGCGGTCGTGGTGGCGTTTTTCATCGTGGTGGCGTGCGCGGCGACGCTCCACGAGGCCGGGCTCTTCACCATCGGATCGGGGGCCGAGGCGGCCCGCGCTCTCGCCCCGCTGGCGGGACGGTACGCCGAGACCCTGTTCGCCTTCGGCCTCGCCAACGCCTCGTTGTTCGCCGCGTCGATCCTCCCCCTAGCCACCGCCTACAGCGTCTGCGAAGGGTTGGGGCTCGAGGCCGGCGTGAACCGGCGGTTCAGCGAGGCTCCAGAATTCTACAGCCTGTACACCGCGATCATCGCGGTCAGCGCGGGTATGATCCTCATGCCGGGCGCGCCGCTCCTCAAGATCATCCTGGTGTCCCAAATCATGAACGGGGTGCTCCTCCCGTTCGTCCTCGTGTTCATGATCCGCCTTGTGAACGACAAGGGGCTGATGGGATCGTTCACCAACGGCCCCGTCTACAACCTCGTGGTGTGGGCCACCACGCTCCTCCTGGTCGGCCTGACGGCCCTCATGGTGGTGACGAGCTTCTTCCCGACCGCCTCGATCCCGGCTCCTTGA